Proteins from one Telopea speciosissima isolate NSW1024214 ecotype Mountain lineage chromosome 1, Tspe_v1, whole genome shotgun sequence genomic window:
- the LOC122671550 gene encoding protein THYLAKOID FORMATION1, chloroplastic-like, with protein sequence MAAISLSFSTLGQASDRKMMVSATRSFASSFYGFRFRTNFASDPNVFCTRNCSHRMAIQCMSAVSDAPTVSETKMNFLKAYKRPIPSVYNTVLQELIVQQHLMRYKRTYRYDPVFALGFVTVYDQLMEGYPSDEDRESIFRAYIQALKEDPEQYRNDAKKLEDWARAQNASSLVEFPSREGEVEVILKDISERAGGNGSFSYSRFFAVGLFRLLELANATEPTILEKLCTALNINKRSVDRDLDVYRNLLSKLVQAKELLKEYMDREKKKREERAELPKANEAIAKCLREFQYAGQ encoded by the exons ATGGCGGccatttctttatctttttccaCATTAGGTCAAGCTTCGGATAGAAAAATGATGGTTTCAGCGACTCGATCATTCGCTTCGTCTTTCTATGGTTTCAGATTTCGAACGAACTTTGCCTCTGATCCGAACGTTTTTTGTACCAGGAATTGCAGTCATCGTATGGCTATTCAATGCATGTCAGCTGTATCAG ATGCACCCACGGTATCCGAGACAAAGATGAATTTTCTCAAGGCATACAAACGGCCAATCCCTAGTGTATACAATACAGTGCTGCAGGAACTGATTGTCCAACAGCATTTGATGAGGTACAAGAGGACATATCGTTATGATCCTGTATTTGCTCTTGGCTTTGTCACTGTCTATGATCAGCTGATGGAAGGTTATCCAAGTGACGAGGATCGAGAATCCATTTTCAGAGCATACATCCAGGCACTGAAGGAGGATCCTGAACAGTACAG AAATGATGCAAAAAAGTTGGAAGACTGGGCCCGTGCACAGAATGCCAGTTCGTTGGTTGAGTTTCCATCTAGAGAAGGAGAAGTTGAAGTGATTCTAAAAGATATTTCGGAACGGGCTGGTGGCAATGGGAGTTTCAGCTATAGTCGTTTCTTTGCAGTTGGGTTGTTTCGTCTTTTGGAGTTGGCAAATGCAACAGAGCCAACTATCTTAGAAAAG CTCTGCACAGCCTTAAACATAAACAAAAGAAGCGTTGATCGGGACCTTGATGTATACCGCAACTTACTATCCAAGTTAGTTCAAGCAAAGGAACTCCTGAAGGAGTACATGGACAG agaaaagaagaaaagagaagaaagggcaGAATTACCGAAGGCTAATGAGGCCATTGCAAAATGTTTGCGAGAATTCCAATATGCAGGCCAATAA